A region from the Candidatus Methylomirabilis tolerans genome encodes:
- a CDS encoding YfiR family protein: protein MNRRPIFIRILLLCLLLVASGVDGVRPLSSAHAQPLPLEYQVKAVFLYQFLKFVEWPPQAFHATNQTICIGVVDDGSMSSALQSVEGKEAKGRRVVVKRFKKLEDLEFCHILFISSGLEGRMTEILDRLRGTSTLTVSDIDGFARRGGMINFITVENKIQFEINVDAAERAKLQISSHLLRLARIVPEGR, encoded by the coding sequence GTGAATAGACGACCCATCTTCATACGGATCCTACTGCTCTGCCTTTTACTGGTGGCAAGTGGCGTGGATGGAGTTCGTCCTCTAAGCAGTGCCCATGCCCAGCCATTGCCTCTTGAATACCAGGTGAAGGCGGTTTTTCTCTATCAGTTCCTTAAATTTGTCGAGTGGCCCCCACAGGCGTTCCATGCCACCAACCAAACTATCTGTATTGGAGTGGTCGATGACGGCTCCATGTCGAGCGCGCTTCAGTCCGTTGAGGGGAAGGAGGCAAAGGGGCGTCGGGTCGTCGTAAAACGGTTTAAGAAGCTGGAGGACCTGGAATTCTGCCATATCCTATTTATTAGTTCCGGGCTGGAAGGCCGCATGACGGAGATTCTGGATCGGCTCAGGGGGACAAGCACGTTGACGGTCAGTGACATCGACGGATTTGCCAGGCGCGGCGGGATGATCAACTTTATCACGGTCGAAAATAAGATCCAGTTCGAGATCAATGTGGATGCCGCTGAGAGGGCGAAGCTACAGATCAGCTCACACCTGCTCAGGCTGGCGCGAATCGTACCGGAGGGACGCTAA
- a CDS encoding HAMP domain-containing protein, which produces MPLFRDVPIQKKLRRITMLTTSVALLLTGTALIVYELAVYRSVMTRELMSLADVIGANSAAALTFNDPSAAEETLSALRKDSRIALAAIYTKEGKVFASYRRQPLEKEAIPVVPSTGGSRLEGRRLIVFHPIFLDQEKIGTLYIQADTQEAYARLRISAMIVLGVLLASSLVALLLASTLEGVISQPVLNLAHTAAIVSKMQDYSVRVTGSSQDELGQLIDGFNEMLTQVQRRDIALQEARDRLETTVEHRTRQLQEAKQRAEEASRHKSLFLSNMSHELRTPLNSILGFAWLLQDPTISSLDEKQTRFARNIATSGEHLLALINDLLDLSKVEAGKLLLQLQPFPPREAIGAAIYAIRPQAEQKQQILELSIDDDMPVIEADATRFRQILYNLLSNAVKFTPIGGRITVTARIGSREDGAGSGEFMEIAVSDTGIGIKSEDLSKLFQIFTQLEPALTKQFQGTGLGLALTKQLVELHGGSIWVTSEGEGRGSTFTVRLPLSPQERPETRG; this is translated from the coding sequence ATGCCCCTTTTCCGGGATGTCCCCATCCAGAAAAAGCTGAGGCGCATCACGATGCTGACCACCAGCGTCGCGCTATTGCTGACTGGCACGGCCCTCATCGTCTACGAGTTGGCGGTCTACCGCTCTGTTATGACCCGCGAACTGATGAGTTTGGCTGACGTCATCGGGGCGAATAGCGCAGCCGCTCTCACTTTCAATGATCCGAGCGCTGCGGAAGAGACGCTCTCCGCCCTGCGGAAGGACTCCCGGATCGCGTTAGCGGCCATTTATACGAAAGAGGGGAAGGTCTTCGCTTCGTATCGACGCCAGCCTCTGGAGAAGGAGGCGATTCCGGTCGTGCCCTCGACAGGTGGAAGTAGGTTAGAGGGGAGGCGCCTAATCGTATTCCATCCGATCTTCCTCGACCAGGAGAAGATCGGAACACTGTACATTCAGGCCGACACGCAAGAGGCATATGCCCGCCTTCGGATAAGCGCAATGATCGTTCTTGGTGTGCTGCTGGCCTCCTCACTGGTAGCGCTGTTGCTGGCTTCAACACTTGAGGGCGTGATCTCTCAGCCGGTTCTGAACCTTGCGCATACGGCAGCCATTGTGTCAAAGATGCAAGACTATTCGGTCCGAGTCACTGGGTCCAGTCAGGATGAACTGGGCCAACTGATTGATGGGTTCAATGAGATGTTGACACAGGTCCAACGACGGGATATCGCTCTTCAAGAAGCGCGTGACCGACTGGAGACCACGGTCGAGCACCGCACACGGCAACTGCAAGAGGCGAAACAGCGGGCCGAGGAGGCCTCCCGTCATAAGTCGTTATTCCTGTCCAACATGTCTCACGAACTCCGAACACCGTTGAACTCAATTCTCGGCTTTGCCTGGCTGCTTCAGGATCCTACCATTAGTTCCCTGGACGAGAAGCAGACGCGGTTCGCAAGAAATATTGCCACGAGTGGGGAGCACCTCCTGGCCCTGATTAATGATCTCCTCGACCTCTCTAAAGTCGAGGCGGGCAAGCTTCTCCTTCAACTGCAACCCTTCCCTCCCAGGGAGGCTATCGGGGCGGCCATCTATGCCATCCGCCCGCAGGCCGAGCAGAAGCAACAGATTCTGGAACTTTCGATAGACGACGATATGCCGGTCATTGAGGCGGACGCTACCCGCTTCAGGCAGATCCTCTACAATCTTCTTTCGAATGCCGTGAAGTTTACTCCGATAGGCGGGCGGATTACTGTGACCGCCCGCATAGGGTCTAGGGAGGATGGTGCAGGGTCTGGCGAGTTCATGGAAATCGCCGTGTCCGATACCGGAATCGGGATCAAATCGGAGGACCTCTCTAAACTATTTCAGATTTTTACCCAGCTCGAGCCAGCTCTCACCAAGCAGTTCCAGGGCACAGGCCTGGGTCTTGCCCTGACGAAGCAGCTCGTCGAGTTACATGGGGGATCGATCTGGGTGACATCAGAGGGAGAGGGCCGAGGGAGCACCTTTACTGTCCGGCTTCCACTATCCCCCCAAGAGCGTCCAGAGACCAGAGGATGA
- a CDS encoding response regulator: protein MAEEKILVVEDHPLNRELVVAALEARGCTVLEAENGLGLLERVKAERPTLIIMDLQLPGIDGFALTRQLKRDAETRDIPVLAVSAFAGSEDRIMALKVGCAASLTKPLDLLIFLETVARLLQRDLR from the coding sequence ATGGCAGAAGAAAAGATTCTTGTAGTGGAGGATCACCCGCTGAACCGGGAATTGGTAGTTGCTGCTCTGGAAGCGCGGGGGTGTACGGTTCTTGAGGCGGAAAACGGCCTTGGGCTTTTGGAACGGGTCAAGGCCGAGCGACCGACTCTCATCATTATGGACTTGCAACTTCCAGGCATCGATGGCTTTGCCCTTACTCGACAGCTCAAACGTGATGCCGAGACCCGGGATATTCCCGTACTGGCTGTCAGCGCTTTTGCCGGGTCCGAAGACCGCATCATGGCTCTGAAGGTTGGCTGTGCCGCCTCCCTCACCAAGCCACTCGATTTGTTGATCTTTCTTGAGACCGTCGCCAGACTGTTACAACGGGACCTCAGATAG
- a CDS encoding zinc ribbon domain-containing protein, with translation MPSYDFKCAKCGKKFSLTMGIKERETKRLKCPKCSAGKPEPIFTTFFAKTSRKS, from the coding sequence ATGCCTAGCTATGATTTCAAGTGTGCGAAGTGTGGCAAGAAATTCTCACTGACGATGGGCATCAAGGAACGGGAGACCAAGCGGCTGAAATGCCCGAAATGCAGTGCAGGGAAACCGGAGCCCATTTTCACGACCTTTTTCGCTAAAACATCACGCAAGAGCTAA
- a CDS encoding NAD-dependent epimerase/dehydratase family protein, which yields MILVTGAGGFVGAHLLKRLSVLGCSARALVWSCADTWRLRGVAGSFCRSAMTDAASLKPAMQGVEQVIHLTGIFREGWRDL from the coding sequence ATGATCCTGGTGACGGGCGCCGGTGGGTTCGTTGGCGCCCATCTGCTCAAGCGACTCTCTGTGCTCGGTTGTTCTGCCAGGGCGCTTGTTTGGAGTTGCGCGGATACTTGGCGACTGCGGGGGGTGGCTGGGTCGTTCTGCCGGTCGGCCATGACCGATGCTGCGTCGCTGAAGCCCGCGATGCAGGGAGTCGAGCAGGTCATCCACCTTACCGGGATATTTCGCGAAGGCTGGAGAGACCTTTGA
- a CDS encoding cytochrome c family protein, which translates to MKRLILYSVVVGACLGLSVGTWAMNDPPSAADDDAQLEFLAHHWQEPIPPQGKPPAHFSSIEASLDPENCAVCHRTQYEDWSSSLHSKSMGPGVIGQTMELIHNDPKTALLCYSCHAPLAEQQEKVLKKDAPPSKFKRKRHFSVTPPDAPGIWGNAAQQFKTHRAFSASLQQKGLSCAGCHVRGHQRFGPPKRDGSLENSLPAVQLPHGGAVRTAAFERAEFCKGCHQFEPNGAALDGKLLENTYNEWKEGPYAREGKTCQSCHMPERRHLWRGIHNAETVKQGVSVRFSLDKERYRIGEQVHAEISLVNTGVGHNFPTYVTPKIVVRWELVDADGTQVNESVQEERIGREVTLDLTQELFDTRIAPGQSRTVRYVRTIDRIGLTLRASVIVIPDDFYIRFYDAVLPNVKVKEVRVLLEQAIREGRARSFPLFTKDIAVS; encoded by the coding sequence ATGAAACGGCTGATCCTCTATAGCGTAGTTGTGGGCGCATGCCTGGGACTTTCGGTTGGGACATGGGCGATGAACGACCCGCCGTCCGCTGCCGATGACGACGCGCAACTCGAGTTTCTCGCGCATCATTGGCAGGAACCGATCCCACCGCAAGGCAAACCGCCGGCCCATTTCTCGTCGATCGAGGCATCGCTTGACCCGGAAAACTGCGCCGTCTGCCATCGAACTCAGTATGAGGACTGGAGCAGCAGTCTCCACAGCAAAAGCATGGGGCCGGGCGTCATAGGCCAGACGATGGAGTTGATCCATAACGATCCCAAGACGGCGCTTCTGTGCTACAGTTGCCATGCCCCTCTTGCCGAGCAGCAGGAGAAGGTGTTAAAAAAGGACGCTCCCCCATCCAAGTTCAAGAGGAAGCGCCATTTTTCAGTCACGCCGCCGGACGCGCCAGGGATCTGGGGTAACGCCGCACAACAGTTTAAAACACATCGTGCCTTTTCAGCGTCGTTGCAACAAAAAGGCTTGAGCTGTGCCGGGTGCCATGTCCGGGGACATCAGCGCTTCGGGCCGCCAAAACGAGACGGCTCGCTCGAAAATTCCCTTCCGGCGGTGCAGCTTCCTCACGGCGGCGCCGTCAGGACGGCAGCCTTTGAACGGGCCGAGTTCTGCAAAGGCTGTCACCAGTTCGAGCCGAATGGGGCTGCCCTGGACGGCAAGCTGCTTGAAAACACCTACAATGAATGGAAAGAAGGGCCGTATGCGCGGGAAGGGAAGACCTGCCAGAGCTGCCATATGCCGGAGCGGCGGCACCTATGGCGGGGGATTCATAATGCTGAAACGGTCAAGCAAGGTGTGTCCGTCCGTTTTTCACTGGACAAGGAGCGCTATCGGATCGGCGAGCAGGTCCACGCTGAGATCAGCCTGGTCAATACCGGTGTGGGGCACAATTTCCCAACCTATGTGACGCCGAAGATCGTAGTTCGATGGGAGTTGGTCGATGCGGACGGCACGCAAGTGAACGAAAGCGTGCAAGAGGAACGGATCGGGCGAGAGGTCACGCTTGACCTGACGCAAGAACTTTTCGACACCAGAATTGCGCCCGGTCAAAGCCGAACCGTCCGGTATGTAAGAACGATCGATCGGATAGGGCTTACACTGCGCGCTTCAGTCATCGTCATACCCGACGATTTCTACATCCGGTTCTACGACGCGGTACTGCCCAACGTGAAGGTGAAGGAGGTCCGAGTCCTACTGGAACAAGCCATCCGTGAAGGGCGGGCGCGATCCTTCCCTCTCTTTACGAAAGACATCGCAGTGTCGTGA
- the hpnR gene encoding hopanoid C-3 methylase HpnR, with amino-acid sequence MKVLLVHPSSLMYAEIFLRLEPLGLERVAQAARLAGHEVRLFDLQVFHRQDYLREILDFRPQTVGFSLNFLANLPEVVELAKETKRLLPACFVFVGGHSASFIPQELLDHAQGAIDCIVRGEGEPITPPLLDAILDGGLETLPGVVTAHGMGPPPLMLHDLDRTLPARDLARRRHKYFIGVLDPCASIEFTRGCPWDCSFCSAWTFYGRSYRKISPEVIGEDLTRIQEPNAFIVDDVAFIHPEDGMAIGREIERRGIRKQYYLETRCDVLLRNQEVFAYWKRLGLRYMFLGLEALDEEGLKQIRKRATPSENFQALEVARTLGFTVALNIIADSGWDEERFRIVREWAAGVPEIVHLTVNTPYPGTETWYTESRKLTSLDYRLFDVQHAVLPTTLPLKRFYEELVKTQAVLNRKHLGWAAVRGTFSTASRLLLQGQTNFVRMLWKFPRVYNPERQYGDHLKEITYALTPPPDKQAAKPTQAKLFVHAPAVAAQRAAHAENGSSE; translated from the coding sequence GTGAAAGTCCTGTTGGTGCATCCAAGTTCCTTGATGTACGCTGAGATCTTCCTTCGGCTGGAGCCGCTAGGGCTGGAGCGGGTGGCTCAGGCCGCTCGGTTGGCGGGCCACGAGGTCAGGCTCTTTGACCTCCAGGTCTTCCACCGTCAGGACTACCTGCGAGAGATCCTCGACTTTCGCCCCCAGACCGTAGGGTTCTCCCTGAACTTTTTAGCCAATCTTCCGGAGGTGGTGGAACTGGCCAAGGAGACCAAGCGCCTCCTGCCTGCGTGCTTTGTGTTCGTTGGGGGCCATAGCGCGTCCTTTATCCCGCAGGAGCTGCTCGATCATGCGCAGGGTGCTATCGACTGCATTGTGCGTGGAGAAGGGGAGCCGATCACTCCGCCTCTGCTGGATGCCATCCTGGATGGAGGACTTGAAACGCTTCCCGGGGTGGTGACGGCTCATGGCATGGGCCCCCCGCCGCTGATGCTCCACGACTTGGACCGTACGCTGCCGGCCAGAGACCTTGCCCGCCGACGGCACAAGTATTTTATCGGGGTGCTGGATCCCTGCGCCTCGATTGAGTTTACCCGAGGCTGCCCCTGGGACTGTTCTTTTTGCAGCGCATGGACCTTTTATGGTCGAAGCTATCGCAAGATCTCTCCTGAAGTGATCGGAGAGGACCTGACCAGGATCCAAGAGCCCAATGCCTTCATTGTAGACGATGTGGCCTTCATCCATCCGGAGGACGGGATGGCGATCGGCCGGGAGATCGAGCGTCGAGGGATCCGCAAGCAGTACTACCTGGAGACCCGGTGTGATGTCTTACTCCGCAATCAGGAGGTCTTCGCCTACTGGAAGCGACTCGGACTCCGGTACATGTTTCTCGGCCTGGAGGCGCTTGACGAAGAAGGGCTGAAACAGATCCGGAAGCGGGCCACGCCCAGCGAGAATTTTCAGGCCCTGGAGGTGGCGCGGACGCTGGGATTTACGGTGGCCCTCAACATCATCGCCGATTCGGGTTGGGACGAGGAGCGATTCCGGATCGTCCGCGAGTGGGCCGCCGGCGTTCCTGAGATCGTCCATCTTACCGTGAATACTCCGTACCCCGGGACGGAGACCTGGTATACCGAGTCGAGGAAACTCACCTCTCTCGACTACCGGCTGTTCGATGTCCAGCATGCCGTCCTGCCGACGACGTTGCCGCTGAAGCGGTTTTATGAAGAACTGGTCAAGACCCAAGCGGTCTTAAACCGTAAACACCTGGGCTGGGCCGCGGTTCGAGGAACCTTCTCCACCGCGTCCAGACTGCTCCTGCAGGGTCAGACGAACTTCGTTCGAATGCTCTGGAAGTTCCCGCGGGTGTACAATCCAGAGCGGCAGTACGGTGACCACTTGAAAGAGATCACCTACGCCTTGACCCCACCGCCGGACAAGCAGGCTGCTAAACCGACGCAGGCCAAGCTCTTCGTCCATGCTCCAGCGGTGGCTGCGCAACGAGCGGCCCACGCCGAGAATGGTTCAAGCGAATAG
- a CDS encoding SRPBCC family protein, with the protein MPHWVKIIPLVFILSMLLLPIASLRAGESASTGLTARELARIEKGRAVVKPEIHSTGDGTRGARIKAYCIINKPPDAVWAVMLNYHQFDEFMPRLEKIEVLERTKSTMKVTETVYVPLGVLSYTIDLIFKPAQRTVMWALDKSNKHDIADTFGTWELLPYSHGKTMLRYTATLDSGMFVPRFLEEALIKNDLSDALLSLKRRTESNGTWKKKR; encoded by the coding sequence CTCATTAAGGGCAGGTGAGTCCGCGTCCACCGGACTCACGGCACGCGAATTGGCCAGAATAGAAAAAGGCAGAGCGGTAGTCAAGCCAGAAATCCACTCCACAGGGGACGGCACGCGCGGCGCTAGAATCAAAGCCTACTGCATCATCAACAAGCCGCCGGACGCCGTGTGGGCTGTCATGCTGAACTATCATCAGTTTGACGAATTTATGCCGCGGCTCGAGAAAATCGAGGTCCTCGAAAGGACAAAAAGCACCATGAAGGTTACCGAGACGGTTTATGTTCCGCTGGGCGTACTTAGTTATACGATCGATCTGATTTTCAAACCTGCGCAGAGGACAGTGATGTGGGCGCTTGATAAGTCGAACAAACACGACATCGCGGACACATTCGGCACCTGGGAACTCCTCCCGTACAGCCATGGTAAGACCATGCTTCGATACACGGCCACCTTGGACAGCGGCATGTTTGTTCCCAGATTCCTGGAAGAAGCTCTGATCAAGAACGATTTGTCGGATGCACTGTTGAGCCTGAAGCGACGCACCGAATCCAACGGGACATGGAAGAAGAAGAGATAG